Proteins from one Pagrus major chromosome 1, Pma_NU_1.0 genomic window:
- the gab1 gene encoding GRB2-associated-binding protein 1 isoform X6, with amino-acid sequence MSGGDVVCSGWLRKSPPEKKLRRYAWKKRWFVLRSGRLTGDPDVLEYYKNDHAKKPIRVIDLNLCEQVDAGLTFNKKDLEHSFIFDIKTIDRVFYLVADTEEEMNKWVRCICDICGFNPTDDEAAKAAHQSAIGGLVVDTPPHPALGNIVGPAAGLSNVPPPYQPVSVRHLDSQSSSEEPQDYLWLVNCESKKPEPNRAHAECSKSTSSETDLNDNLPSHRTPTSSTSSAKHTSHNGFFPQHPAPASASSIYDSPPSRGASLSTDSGLYHLPRSYSQDTVLLPKSASSPSAHLDGGDGSELYVFNTPSRKPSMETQMRNLSISYDIPPTPGANCTYQVPRTVSTSGVGGSEGGGDVVPPPRPPKPSLGSTSGPPPPPAERSPTDTYFVPRSASETDGNYCVPTSAGNKALRSNTIGTVDCSRLRKDFGSQDCYDIPRSFPSDKSCSFEFNENFHSYFKNKGMMPVGSQSTEEVDQNYVPMSANSPSHHHSGSLSEPMHEANYVPMTPSTMEFSSLGKQVPPPAHMGFRSSPKTPPRRPMLSDCQPPPVDRNLKPDRKGRPAPLEIKPLPEWEEPCTPVRSPVTRSFARDFSRFPMPTRPPSVHSTASSTDSEECEENYVTMDSNMSTDEPNVKLSAPMTADGGSSPMVKPKGDKQVEYLDLDLDPGKSTPPRKMKSNGTGMAASDERVDYVVVDQQRTQALKSTREAWNDGRQSTETDTPSKGPK; translated from the exons GCATGGAAGAAGCGGTGGTTTGTTCTTCGCAGTGGCCGTCTGACAGGCGACCCAGACGTGTTGGAGTACTACAAGAATGACCATGCCAAGAAGCCCATCCGCGTGATTGATCTCAACTTGTGTGAGCAG GTGGATGCTGGGCTGACATTCAACAAGAAGGACTTGGAGCACAGCTTCATATTTGACATCAAGACCATTGACCGCGTTTTCTACCTGGTGGCTGACACTGAAGAGGAAATGAATAAGTGGGTTCGCTGCATCTGTGACATCTGTGGTTTTAACCCCACTGATGATG aggcAGCAAAAGCAGCTCACCAGTCAGCCATCGGAGGCCTTGTGGTGGATACCCCCCCACATCCAGCACTGGGTAATATAGTTGGTCCAGCAGCGGGACTGTCCAATGTGCCTCCTCCATACCAGCCGGTCAGTGTGCGGCACCTGGACTCTCAGTCCAGTTCAGAGGAGCCCCAGGATTACCTGTGGCTGGTCAACTGTGAGAGCAAAAAGCCTGAACCCAACAG AGCCCATGCTGAGTGTTCCAAGTCTACCTCTTCAGAGACGGACCTGAATGACAACCTCCCTTCACACCGCACGCCCacatcctccacctcctcagctAAACACACCTCGCACAACGGCTTCTTCCCTCAGCACCCGGCCCCTGCCTCCGCCTCATCCATCTACGACTCGCCTCCATCACGCGGTGCCTCGCTCTCAACTGACAGTGGCCTTTACCACCTCCCTCGCAGCTACTCCCAGGACACTGTGCTGCTCCCAAAGTCAGCCTCCTCCCCATCGGCCCATCTGGACGGCGGGGATGGCTCTGAGCTCTATGTCTTCAACACACCGTCGAGGAAGCCCTCAATGGAGACACAGATGCGCAACCTTTCCATCAGTTATGACATCCCACCTACACCTGGAGCAAACTGTACCTACCAGGTGCCTCGCACTGTGTCGACGTCAGGGGTAGGAGGCTCAGAGGGTGGGGGAGATGTAGTCCCCCCTCCCCGACCGCCCAAGCCTTCGCTCGGTTCCACCTCAGGACCCCCACCGCCCCCTGCTGAGCGCTCACCTACGGACACCTATTTTGTGCCCCGTTCAGCATCAGAAACCGATGGAAACTACTGTGTGCCTACTAGTGCTGGGAATAAGGCCTTACGCAGCAACACTATTGGCACTGTCGACTGTTCACGCCTCCGCAAAG attttGGATCCCAGGACTGTTATGACATTCCTAGATCATTCCCCTCAGACAAAAGCTGCTCATTTGAGTTCAACGAAAACTTCCACAGCTACTTC aaaaacaaaggaaTGATGCCAGTGGGCAGCCAGTCCACAGAAGAGGTAGACCAGAACTATGTACCCATGAGTGCCAACTCCCCGTCACACCATCACTCAGGCAGTTTGTCGGAGCCGATGCACGAAGCGAACTATGTGCCCATGACCCCTAGCACCATGGAGTTCTCCTCCCTGGGAAAACAGGTCCCCCCACCTGCCCACATGGGCTTCCGCTCCAGTCCCAAGACCCCTCCTCGCAGGCCAATGCTCAGCGACTGTCAGCCCCCACCTGTGGACCGAAATCTCAAACCTGATCGCAAAG GAAGACCCGCTCCACTGGAGATAAAACCACTGCCAGAATGGGAGGAGCCCTGTACGCCTGTCCGCTCACCTGTCACACGGTCATTCGCTCGGGA TTTCTCTAGGTTTCCAATGCCAACGAGACCCCCGTCAGTGCATAGTACGGCCTCCAGCACTGACTCCGAGGAGTGTGAAGAGAATTATGTAACCATGGACTCTAATATGTCCACAGATGAACCA AACGTGAAGCTTAGTGCGCCCATGACGGCGGATGGTGGGAGCAGCCCTATGGTGAAGCCGAAGGGAGACAAGCAGGTGGAGTACCTGGATTTGGATCTTGACCCTGGCAAGTCTACCCCACCTAGGAAG ATGAAAAGCAACGGAACTGGCATGGCAGCATCAGATGAGCGTGTTGACTACGTGGTTGTGGACCAACAACGGACACAGGCCCTTAAGAGCACCCGGGAGGCCTGGAACGATGGCCGCCAatccacagagacagacaccCCATCCAAAGGACCCAAGTGA
- the gab1 gene encoding GRB2-associated-binding protein 1 isoform X3, producing the protein MNKWVRCICDICGFNPTDDEAAKAAHQSAIGGLVVDTPPHPALGNIVGPAAGLSNVPPPYQPVSVRHLDSQSSSEEPQDYLWLVNCESKKPEPNRAHAECSKSTSSETDLNDNLPSHRTPTSSTSSAKHTSHNGFFPQHPAPASASSIYDSPPSRGASLSTDSGLYHLPRSYSQDTVLLPKSASSPSAHLDGGDGSELYVFNTPSRKPSMETQMRNLSISYDIPPTPGANCTYQVPRTVSTSGVGGSEGGGDVVPPPRPPKPSLGSTSGPPPPPAERSPTDTYFVPRSASETDGNYCVPTSAGNKALRSNTIGTVDCSRLRKDFGSQDCYDIPRSFPSDKSCSFEFNENFHSYFKNKGMMPVGSQSTEEVDQNYVPMSANSPSHHHSGSLSEPMHEANYVPMTPSTMEFSSLGKQVPPPAHMGFRSSPKTPPRRPMLSDCQPPPVDRNLKPDRKGRPAPLEIKPLPEWEEPCTPVRSPVTRSFARDFSRFPMPTRPPSVHSTASSTDSEECEENYVTMDSNMSTDEPNVKLSAPMTADGGSSPMVKPKGDKQVEYLDLDLDPGKSTPPRKMKSNGTGMAASDERVDYVVVDQQRTQALKSTREAWNDGRQSTETDTPSKGPK; encoded by the exons ATGAATAAGTGGGTTCGCTGCATCTGTGACATCTGTGGTTTTAACCCCACTGATGATG aggcAGCAAAAGCAGCTCACCAGTCAGCCATCGGAGGCCTTGTGGTGGATACCCCCCCACATCCAGCACTGGGTAATATAGTTGGTCCAGCAGCGGGACTGTCCAATGTGCCTCCTCCATACCAGCCGGTCAGTGTGCGGCACCTGGACTCTCAGTCCAGTTCAGAGGAGCCCCAGGATTACCTGTGGCTGGTCAACTGTGAGAGCAAAAAGCCTGAACCCAACAG AGCCCATGCTGAGTGTTCCAAGTCTACCTCTTCAGAGACGGACCTGAATGACAACCTCCCTTCACACCGCACGCCCacatcctccacctcctcagctAAACACACCTCGCACAACGGCTTCTTCCCTCAGCACCCGGCCCCTGCCTCCGCCTCATCCATCTACGACTCGCCTCCATCACGCGGTGCCTCGCTCTCAACTGACAGTGGCCTTTACCACCTCCCTCGCAGCTACTCCCAGGACACTGTGCTGCTCCCAAAGTCAGCCTCCTCCCCATCGGCCCATCTGGACGGCGGGGATGGCTCTGAGCTCTATGTCTTCAACACACCGTCGAGGAAGCCCTCAATGGAGACACAGATGCGCAACCTTTCCATCAGTTATGACATCCCACCTACACCTGGAGCAAACTGTACCTACCAGGTGCCTCGCACTGTGTCGACGTCAGGGGTAGGAGGCTCAGAGGGTGGGGGAGATGTAGTCCCCCCTCCCCGACCGCCCAAGCCTTCGCTCGGTTCCACCTCAGGACCCCCACCGCCCCCTGCTGAGCGCTCACCTACGGACACCTATTTTGTGCCCCGTTCAGCATCAGAAACCGATGGAAACTACTGTGTGCCTACTAGTGCTGGGAATAAGGCCTTACGCAGCAACACTATTGGCACTGTCGACTGTTCACGCCTCCGCAAAG attttGGATCCCAGGACTGTTATGACATTCCTAGATCATTCCCCTCAGACAAAAGCTGCTCATTTGAGTTCAACGAAAACTTCCACAGCTACTTC aaaaacaaaggaaTGATGCCAGTGGGCAGCCAGTCCACAGAAGAGGTAGACCAGAACTATGTACCCATGAGTGCCAACTCCCCGTCACACCATCACTCAGGCAGTTTGTCGGAGCCGATGCACGAAGCGAACTATGTGCCCATGACCCCTAGCACCATGGAGTTCTCCTCCCTGGGAAAACAGGTCCCCCCACCTGCCCACATGGGCTTCCGCTCCAGTCCCAAGACCCCTCCTCGCAGGCCAATGCTCAGCGACTGTCAGCCCCCACCTGTGGACCGAAATCTCAAACCTGATCGCAAAG GAAGACCCGCTCCACTGGAGATAAAACCACTGCCAGAATGGGAGGAGCCCTGTACGCCTGTCCGCTCACCTGTCACACGGTCATTCGCTCGGGA TTTCTCTAGGTTTCCAATGCCAACGAGACCCCCGTCAGTGCATAGTACGGCCTCCAGCACTGACTCCGAGGAGTGTGAAGAGAATTATGTAACCATGGACTCTAATATGTCCACAGATGAACCA AACGTGAAGCTTAGTGCGCCCATGACGGCGGATGGTGGGAGCAGCCCTATGGTGAAGCCGAAGGGAGACAAGCAGGTGGAGTACCTGGATTTGGATCTTGACCCTGGCAAGTCTACCCCACCTAGGAAG ATGAAAAGCAACGGAACTGGCATGGCAGCATCAGATGAGCGTGTTGACTACGTGGTTGTGGACCAACAACGGACACAGGCCCTTAAGAGCACCCGGGAGGCCTGGAACGATGGCCGCCAatccacagagacagacaccCCATCCAAAGGACCCAAGTGA